Genomic window (Ananas comosus cultivar F153 linkage group 1, ASM154086v1, whole genome shotgun sequence):
gcGGTGCATTAcaaacaaactttttttttttttctttttttttaataccgactgtttctagagcaagtgataaaagattttatggttgatattcgaggtCCTAAATTCAAATCCttattgattcacatttctaactaagtttatctCTTTTGACATTACAATACATGACTAATTTTGTATGGAAATGTCATTTACTTAGACATTACGGCATGTAACATCTTTTGTGGTAGCTCGCAACCTAAAGATTAATAGAAAAATTGAGATGTTATAATTTAAGAAAACAGAGGCTCAGTTTTGTCTGTGTATGTTATGTAAGGTACGTAGCCGTGGGCAACGAGCCGTTTCTGAAGACGTACAAGAGTCTCTACCAGCAAACAACTTTTCCGGCCCTGCAGAACATCCAGGCCGCGCTGATTAAAGCAGGTCTAGGGCGGCAGGTGCACGCGACCGTCCCGCTGAACGCCGACGTCTATGAGACGTCGACCGGGGTGCCCTCGGGGGGCGACTTCCGGGCCGACATCCGCGACCTGATGATCAGCATCGTCGGATTCCTGCAGAACAACGGCGCCCCGGTCGCCATCAACATCTACCCGTTCCTGAGCCTCTACGCCGACCCGCACTTCCCCATCGACTACGCCTTCTTCGGCGGGGGCGCGGCGCCGGTGGTCGACGGGAGTGTGACCTACACCAACGTGTTTGAGGCAAACTATGACACGTTGATATGGGCTCTGGAGAAGAACGGGTTCGGGTCCATGAACGTTATTGTGGGGGAGATTGGGTGGCCTACGGATGGGGACCCGAATGCCAATTTGGAGTATGCTGGCAGGTTCAACCAGGGCCTCATCGACCGGATCACACGAGGTGAGCATTGGTGTTTTCGGCtctcaaaaaattcaaaatcaaacgCACAAGGCGCTCTTATCGTCCATCTTAGGCCGCTCAATTGAGCTTTAACGGTCAAATATTTTGATTCAACTTTCGATCATTGCGCAagtttcgatttttttttttctatttatcaaATACTCTGCTGGAGATAACGAATTTAGTGGGGCGCTGAACATTTACTGAGTGGTTTTTTGTCACTCCAGGCATGGGCACGCCGAAgcggccgacgccgccggagATCTACATCTTCGCGCTGATCGACGAGGACGCAAAGAGCATCCAGCCGGGCAACTTTGAGCGGCACTGGGGCCTCTTGTACTACGACGGCACGGTCAAGTACCCGCTTACGTTGGAAAATGGCCAGAACTTAACCGGCGCAGTGGGCGTAAAGTACTTGGACCGGCAGTGGTGCGTCCTGGCGCCGGAGGCCAGCATTGCAGACCCTAACATCCCAGGAGCCGTCGACTACGCATGCCAGTACAGCGACTGCACCAGCCTCAGCTACGGCTCGTCGTGCAGCGGGCTCGACGCGCGGAGCAACGTATCGTACGCGTTCAACCAGTTCTACCAGACAGCGAACCAGCAGAAGGGGGCCTGCATGTTTTCGAACCTGTCAGTGATCACGCAGACCGATCCGTCGCAAGGGACCTGCAGGTTTGAGATCATGATCGACACGGGGAGGCACGAGCTGACTTCGAACACCGACAGGGCCGTCGCGAGGGCGTCGGCCGTGGTTGGGATTTGGAGTGTGCTAGCAGCAGTCGGTTTGGCGGCGATAAACCTATAAAACAGTGCATCTGAACATCTCATGCATCTCATCTTCGGAAAAGATAGAAGTTTAAGATGGAATGGATGTTTATACACCAGATGCGCACAACAGTTTCCCAAAGAAAGTAGGGTGCATTCTAAAAAACAAACTTTTACGCACGAAAAAGATTGAACTTAGGATTAAAAATTAAGATGAGATGAAAAGAACGCGGCAGACAAAATCTCAGTCCATAGCATCTCCTTGTAGGGCAAGAGGCCCCTTGTGGAAGGGAGCAGAGATTGTTGAGATATGCTCTTATCTCAGGAAACTATTGCCCAGGAGATGCCTGAAATTAATCCACTCTGAAATTACTTGCAATTTAGATTTAAGATAAGAGTGATTCTTTTAAACTCTTACATTCTGATTCATTAAGTAATTATgtatttgattagaataagCCAACTAACAGTTGGCATTTTCTTCGGTTAGAGTTTCACAACACTCTTCCAGTACATAGTATTACACTGTAAAACAAATTGATTCATGATATATTTTGTGCATATTGCTTACTTTATCCAGTTCTCTGTTTAATTTATCTTTATCCACCACAACTTCTCTATGCAATGAATTAGTTTTAGCAACTGGTCAAAttactctcaaaaaaaaaaaaaaaaaaaaaaaaaaaaacacagcaaCAACTATAATAGAAACTCTAGATGAGTCACCTTGTTATTTTGAGTGTTACTGTTACCTCTCACTGGATCAACAAAATTTGCTCAAATAACATTTATACAAAATAGGCTATAGGTTATCACCACGCCAAAGTATGCAAAGTtgcaaggaaaaggaaaaaaataatggaaTTATGATACTTATGATACAGCCGTAATCGCAAGCATAACACCCGCAAAATATGTACTAaggaaacaatatatatatatatatatatataatcaccCGATTAAACGAGGAGAAGCTAACCGACAAATACACAGCTTAGAACGTATAGTCTGGCGTATCGGTCTCATCCGATCGCCAGGGAGAGCCTTGCCCATCTCCTCCGACCATCCGCTTACTCATGTTGGCCCTTTGCACCAGGCGAACTAATGCTTGCACGACTTCCGACATGGGCGGCCTAAATTCTGGCTCGGGCTGCCGTAATAAATGTCGGGGTTATGAAGTTGAATTTACGTTTTTTTTCATCTCTTTTGTACGATGGTGAATCTAGACTGAACTCTTATTGTGTTTCCAAACTATGAAACTGAAAGTATTATAAGTTCAGATGTGCAACATACCTGAACACACAGAGCAATAACATCTGCGAACCTAGAGAGAGATTTCGCCGGGTATAACCCCTGAAGGGCCGGATCAACCATCCGGTCTAAAGCATCGATGTCGTGCAGCTGGGGAGTAGCCCACCGAACCAACGACTGCTCAGATCGCGGTCTAGAGCTGCCGCAGTTTGTCAGAACAGACAGCATTTCAGTAGATCGAATTTTAGGTCGAGGAAATTACagatcaaatttgaattaacttTTATAATCTTAATTTTCATGATCTAGAAGAGTGCTGAAATGAAGAATCACCCGTCGAAAGGCTTCCGCCCAGTCAAGAGCTCCAGCATGACCACTCCGAAGCTGTAAATGTCGCTCTTGAGACTATACTGGCCGGACATGGAAACCTCCGGAGCAGTGTATCCGGAGTTCTCATCTGATGCCTATAGAAGTCATTTTTCAAGTatgttagatctacctttttcaattttggtATGGAGTAAAAATACATTAGGTTGCATCTTCATACCTGGAATTCTGGGTTTGGAACAAGGCTCGCAAGCCCAGAATCTGAAACGTGAGGGTTGAGCTCCATGTCCAATAAAATGTTTGATGACTTGAAATGTTTATGGATGATAGACGGCGAGCATACTTCATGCAGATACCTGGAAATAAAATTTGTACAGACAAAATGATCAAGGTATTATTCAACGTCAATAGGCCCACAAATTTGACTACAAAGAGAATAGGCATCATCTTGTATAGATTAAACGAAAACTATAGCGaagggggaaaaagaaagaagaagagataaCAAGTTGCCCTCGATTATTGGAAACACCACTATCCTTTAGCAGTTCATATAAAAGAAATATTGCATTGCACTATTTCTCAGTTATCTACTACAAAACAAAATTACCGAGTGGCTGCTCGGCACGGATGAAGCAAAGCTGCGGCAAAAGACAGAAGCTTCAAATGATATTTGGAGCTAAGAAGCTCATTCAACTCTCTACCACagtaaaatatatagatttctTGTTTGCCAAGAGTCTAATTACTGCTTTGAAAAGTAGAATAACTACTccaaaagctaggccaaacatgCACAGATCTCcaaagaataattaaaaataaaataaaaatgatattcTGTCTATTTGACTTACTCTAGCGCCCGTGCAGAGCCCAGTGCGATCTTGACGCGCTGATTCCATGACAGTGGCTTGTTGTAGTCATCGGGGAGGCGAAGGAAATCATGCAGTGAGCCGTTTCCGTGGAACTCATAGACCAGCAAGTGCTGCCcgtgttcattacagtagccaACCAGCTCGGATAGATTCAGATGATGCAAGCATGAGATGTTTGAGACCAACTCAATGAAGTCGCCAGATGACAAATTGGGAAGAGCATTAAAGTTTATTTTCTTCACAGCCAGAACCTATAACAAATAGACAAATTTAGAGTTTGCTCTGTTCAATGTTTGTCAATGAATGAAGATTGGATAGTGAAAAGAGCCACgcttaattaaaaatatcatgcatttaaactatctaactgaaagataaaaaatttacttcaaCTGCGAAATATGAATGATAATTTGCTTTTTTCAGACGTAGAAATATTGAAACATTATCCCTTTTCTTACATTCAACAAAGTCGTGCTCTTTACGCACGGAGAATGAACCTCCTGTAATATGCTATTTACGACAAAGCGACCAAGATCAAAGTATCGTTGGTTCGACAAAGAAAAGAATACTAATTTTTAAGCACTAGATACTAACTAAACTTCTTTAGATACTGGAACAGCAGGGAGGAGATTAATTCCAAGACCAATAGAGAAGCAAACCTTTTCATCGTCAAATTCAGCTCTATAAACACGCCCAAAGGACCCTTCTCCAACAAGATTGTCCACGCTGAAGCTGTTGGTTGCCATTTGCAAATCAGCTATGGAATACACCGTTGCTTTTATGGGAGCCAAATCAGTTTTCTTTGCAACAGGCTTGTTTGAGGTGTCATTTTCATCAAATGACTTGTGGATTTTAGGAGGAGGTTTAAGGCTGATCGGAGCAGCTGGAGGCAATGCTGAATTGTCGAGTATGGAAACGGTCTGCGTCAATTTCATCTCTGCAGCATAACAGTAACACGAAAGTGATAAATAACGTATATTGAATCTATACAACTAAGAATAGCAAGCAAAATGTTAGAAAGGTGGGAAAATGGTGCATTATTAGTGCAAATGTGAAGAAAGAAAATCACACGACTCTTCAGAAGTGGGAGTACGAGTTTCTGCATCGGCGTAAAATTACCTTTTTCTCCATTTGAAGCAAAAGGCGCAAAAGGGGCAAAAGGCTGTTTCTGCTCGGGATTCTGTTCCCCTTTCCAACTTTTCTTCTTAACCAAGAAGAACGCAACTATTCCACCTACGGCCAATACGGATATGATAATTCCAGCTATGCCCCCACCACCTATACCAGAacttccaccaccaccacttccCCCGCCGCTTGATGGGTTGTTACCACTATTGGAGTTCTGACCCGGGTTTACTTTTCGACCCGGCGGAGGAGGCGTATATGGTGGAGGTGGAGGCGCAGGGCCAGAGCTCCAGGAATTACCACCGGTCCTATGAAAGAGAATTATACATATGAGATGTAAATAACTAATAGTATGCATGATCTTATCAAaatgggtaaattgcaccatGGTCCACTGGTCACTAGTTAAACTTATCAAAGTTCCATTTAGGTCGCTAAACTCCAATTTGTTGCTGTTGAGTCACTGAACTTTCAATTTCTtgaagatgatgatgaatcAGTTGCCACGTGATTGTTAGGGAAATTAAATGAAACGTCATAATATGTGGCCAATTGTGTAGTGTGTTCTAAAATCAAAGGACTACTCACTGAAGGTTATTAATCTTTTGAAGCCGATCAGGAATCCAGCCGGTAAAGCGGTTACTTTCAACATTCCTGCAGGCACGAGGAGACAAATCATTTTTACAACACAAATAGAGtttcttttcccttttgttaaaaaataaatagaaactTACAAATCTTCAAGGGGAAGAGCAGCAAGGACATCTATGGTGCCAGTAAATTGGTTGTTCTGCACATAACTGATGTAGAGATATCGAAGGAGtcaatatatttatacataaacaTAAATCACTCTTGTGCATAATATCAATTATAGACAGCTTAGGGTCGTCCTTACAGAGTATTCAAACTCGTCAAGGAGCTGAAGCTTTGAGGGAGGTCACCGGTGAGAGAATTAAAGGAGAGGTCCCTGCAGCATGAATTCGTAATTTTAAAAACATTAAACAGAAAGGCCCGATATGATGCAAGAGACTGAAAATTAGCATTTCGGTATGTAGACATTAATTCTTCAGTGAAAGAATATCTCAAGTAATTCAATCACCTAGTTTACTAACAAGGAAATTATAACAAGGAAATCGCCCGAGTTTCCATTTAAGGTAACTAACCATCCGTATAGATCACGAAAAAGCACATGCTTTTGTAGTCGAACTAATAAATGAGATCGATCAGAAGAACACTCACATAGTGGTCAAATTGGTAAGTTTGTAGAATATATCGGTGAGATTTCCCTGGAGTTGATTATGACCAAGAATTCTACATTCAAAACACTCAAGTTATGTAATAAACTATCGAAAGAAAGGGCAAGAGATAGCAAAATTGACTTCATTAAGAAGTCCACTTACAGATATTTGAGAGTAACCATATAAGAAATTGAGTAAGGTAGATTTCCGTTAAATTGGTTCCCAGCAAGATTACTGCAGATAAAATTCATCATATAATATTcactatcaaaaatttaaaaaaagaaaaagaaaaaagagttgaAACCAGAAAAATCGGCATAACTTACAATCTCTCGAGATTAGGAGGAAGATTATAAGGTATCTGTTGACCACCGCCAAGATTGTTGTTGCTTAAATCACTGCGTCAAAATCAAGAGATTAAAACCAATTCTCCATTAAGTCCCGAAAGTTTGACCCAGATTCCAATCAAGTTGTCACGTTTTCACAGTTCAATCCCGAAAAAGGCACAGGGTCAACATCCCGAAAGTTTTACGCAGAACAAACTGCAGGGACTGAGTTATCGAAATTGAAACTCTGAGAACGTAACTAAAGAAAGACGAGATCAAACATAACGGCATAAAATGAAACCGATCATAAAGCAAAATTACAAAACAAGAAAGATCAAACTCACAGCTCAGTGAGCGAAGCCATGTTATTCAAATTGTAGCCTAAATTCCCGGTAAGTCCCATTCCAGATAATTTACTGGTAGAGTTATAACAGCaaacaacaagcagaaaaaaaaaaaaaaaacaatcagaTGGAATTGATTCAACTGCAAATAAGTTACACCGCAAAGCTAGGCTCACATTGATTTAACCGAAGAACCGGCGCAGGTAACGCCGAGCCATGCCTGTCCGCAGGGATCGCCGCTGTTTGCGGAGGACCAACCCGTAAGCTGTGAGGGTGAATTGAAGCTTGTGTACAATACATTGAGAGCAGAAACTGCATGCAAAGAataaaaatggagaaaaactcaTTACCATTGATTGGGTAGAGTAAATGATTGGGCATCACTTTTTTCCAACTAATAAAGAATATCTAATGTTTTCAACACAATTTTGGGTCCATGAAGATGGATTTGtgtctcttttcttcttcatctGTCATAGAAAACTAAAATCATGAAGAGAAGTTCATTCCAATATTAAGTCTCGAACAGTGTACTTCCTCTTTTTCCTTAAAAAGATATGAGCTTTTTCAAGTCCAACAAAATTCACTTCTACAATCCAAACAATTATTTGCCAAAAATAGAAAATGTTCATTGGAATACTTGTTATGAATTGAATTAAAACATCTAAATTACGAGCgcaaccaagaaaaaaaatgatttttatgcCTAAAAACAAGACAACCCACTTGCTCACCTTCAAATAGTGAGCTTCAAAACCCCAAAAAGAtagaatcataaaaaaaaaaaaggaaaaaaaaaggagaaaagcacAAAGATACCAATCAAACAACAACTTTTCTTCTTtgacaggggaaaaaaaagaaaaaaagagagtgagGGATTCAACAACGTCAATACAGAACATTCCTCTGAATGCCCCATGCCCACTCCCTAACTTTCCTACTACAATCTAGTAAgaggaaaatttaaaaaaaaaaaagaaaaaggcccaaaaattagaaaaagctCACGCACCATCATTTTGGTCAGTGTTTCCAAAAACAAAGCTTTGATTCAACACCAAAATGCATGCCAAAATTAGAGCTTTAATCccacccatctctctctctctctttctcttctttctctttctctctcctcctcttcaccACCCTCTCATCTTCCCAACCAACGGCCTtcgcctctttctctctccctctccctctctgtcTGTCTCTCCTCTAAActgaataaaaaagaagaaaaagctcTGTTTTTTCCTGCTCTCTAGCTTTTATATTtccccctactttttttttttgcatttttttaagTTGGAATCTGCATAAAAAAGCAAGCTGGCACAAGAACCGAGATGAATAATCCAAAAGCGCGGtggtaaatttaaattttcgacGAATTATTcggattttttttcttgttttttctctcttttttcgttTTCGAGGACGATTAAAAGAGAGCTTTTTTATTTCACTGAGAGTGAGAGGTGACGTTAATTGAAAAGGAAATGGGCGGTAATGTTACCGGAGGTGACGAGAACTCGTAGGACAGTTGTGGGGCCCACGTGGAACGTTGAACTAGATTGGGCCATGGGATTGTGGGCCCACGGTatcggtgtttttttttttttttttttttttttttctttttttttttttatatagtgctcctataaaataaataaataaataaccacATTGTACCATAGTTACACAGTAAAATCCATCACTTTGtgtctattttttctcttaaattttttgGGTTAGgaagcgtttggttaggtataaaataaatcaaaaaaatattttcgatataaaaatatttttttatttattttgttcgacgtaaaaatatttatctataagatttttttttatgaatttgaaaaaaaaataaaattttctttttttgctattttccggtaaaaaattaaaactcaaactgtgtaaaaaaattctcattcatatttttatctaaccaaacaatgtgattttttttccattcaatCAAAGAAATGTTgacgtaaaattatttttttttcttacaaacaAAATACTAGAAAATATAACACTTTTTTCtactgaaaaattatttttcacgattttattttgaacatgttaaatataaaaatatttaaacactgcTCTCTACGAAATTAAGCTTTTAGAATATAATATGTGTtttgtataatttaatatgatatcagaggaAAAAGTCCTAAATTCGAGTTACGCCAGACTTCTATCATTttaatattctcttatttaattcaaattcacgtCATAAGCATTGTAAAAAGTCTCAAATCTAAATATAAGAGggaatattaaatataaaatagttcAATACCGTTCTTTAtgaacttaattttttaaagtacaataattatttcatattatttttcagAACCAAACGTACCCTTAATTgctctatttttttctaaaccTTATCTCTATATTTCGAATCTCCTTTTTTTCCTACTagatctttaatttttatagttaaattttgtttgatttcgattaaataattttaataaaataaatcacatcAATTgtaatacaatattttttattcagatAGACCGTAATGATTATTTCGGCATCGATCTTTTCAAGTGTTTAACAATATTTTCAATTACCGATTattcctaacgcaagtggcaaaaaacttaatgattggtatctgaggtcctaagttcgaattctaattgattcatatttctaactaagtttatttttaaataaaataaataaagcagataATATACTGCCTatctctctcgaaaaaaaaaaaaaaaaaaaaaagaaaaaaaaaagacaatgtATCcagtttaaacataaaaaacaccaaatttttcaaaaaaaaaaacaaaaaacaaatattGCAATTAACTTTTTTCTTTCACAAACAAAATAACACCTCAGTTTGGTTGGTAGGGTGGGTGGGTCCCCTACTTGATGGGAGGTaaagaaattttgtttttttatggtttattttcttttgctgATTCCGAGAGCCCAATAAATTCGCTGAATCCATTACTATTGTCGGATGAGAAAGAATCcaaatagttaattattttaaaaatatgtgcCGATTATATTTAAGGACcataattttcataaatttcGATCTGACTCAATTGATCTGAATATTAGACATATAATTTGATCtaccactcaacttattagacatattttaatctaataataaatagctaACACCAAGCAACAATATTTATAGCAAACTTCGgttatatcttttaaaaacaaatatagTTAAAAGAATCAAATActtattctttaaatttaaaatttaaaattattaattattaaatttttagttaattacGTTTCCGTACAGTACAcgatgttattattattattatgggtACTGGTCGGTAAGGGGAATAaaacttttttagaaaaaaaaaaatacgtgCACGGTGGGAGCGACCGCACGGACGTATCAAAACATTCCGTCGAGTGTGAgatcaaccgttcattttttatgCGGACACCTGTGTGGACAGATGGACGGAGGGatgttttttgcttttttattgtTCCTGTGCCGGACTTTACGGcctaatttagctttttttaaaaaggggTTAGCAGAGCCCCAATCAAGCTACAAAAATGATTAGAGTGGTGGGTCATCACAATAATttgcttttcctctctctctctctctctctctctctctctctctctataacaatttacaattttagttctagggttccaaatctATGCAAATCGATCACTAGAGCTCCAATAGTATACGAATCGATCAAAATCATGAgtttaccgactgtccctactGTTTCAATGATACACAAATCGACCGGACTCGTAAGTTTATCGGCGATTCCAAGAGTAAGAGGCACAACAATTAATGATTGGTATtgtaagttcgaattctaattatttcatatttttaactaaatttatttctaaaaaaataaatgaagccaGTAAAAtactatctttcttttttaaaaaaaaaagtttatgagATTGGCTAAGAACTTGAGAGTCGGTACCGAATATtctaaatttagctggaaatgtaaatcaattaggattcgaacttgaaattttgGATACTAATCACtaaaccctttgtcacttatGTTAGTGACGATCGGTTCGAAATCTAGttatttgttttgtatttttaggtcaatttattttaaaaaataaacaaaacagataATGGTGTGTAATATTTCTCGCATGAAAAAAAAGTCATGAACTAATGAGCTCAAG
Coding sequences:
- the LOC109713975 gene encoding glucan endo-1,3-beta-glucosidase 6-like; the encoded protein is MGCRAYCSLVLLGLAVGVLLSTAQAQAQAQAQAQAMGINWGTRATHPLPPDITVRLLQDNGFAKVKLFEADDLALRALGRSGIQVMLGIPNEYLVPLASSVRVAEQWVMQNVSYYISKFGVDIRYVAVGNEPFLKTYKSLYQQTTFPALQNIQAALIKAGLGRQVHATVPLNADVYETSTGVPSGGDFRADIRDLMISIVGFLQNNGAPVAINIYPFLSLYADPHFPIDYAFFGGGAAPVVDGSVTYTNVFEANYDTLIWALEKNGFGSMNVIVGEIGWPTDGDPNANLEYAGRFNQGLIDRITRGMGTPKRPTPPEIYIFALIDEDAKSIQPGNFERHWGLLYYDGTVKYPLTLENGQNLTGAVGVKYLDRQWCVLAPEASIADPNIPGAVDYACQYSDCTSLSYGSSCSGLDARSNVSYAFNQFYQTANQQKGACMFSNLSVITQTDPSQGTCRFEIMIDTGRHELTSNTDRAVARASAVVGIWSVLAAVGLAAINL
- the LOC109713967 gene encoding protein STRUBBELIG-RECEPTOR FAMILY 7-like, with translation MGGIKALILACILVLNQSFVFGNTDQNDVSALNVLYTSFNSPSQLTGWSSANSGDPCGQAWLGVTCAGSSVKSIKLSGMGLTGNLGYNLNNMASLTELDLSNNNLGGGQQIPYNLPPNLERFNLAGNQFNGNLPYSISYMVTLKYLILGHNQLQGNLTDIFYKLTNLTTMDLSFNSLTGDLPQSFSSLTSLNTLYVQNNQFTGTIDVLAALPLEDLNVESNRFTGWIPDRLQKINNLQTGGNSWSSGPAPPPPPYTPPPPGRKVNPGQNSNSGNNPSSGGGSGGGGSSGIGGGGIAGIIISVLAVGGIVAFFLVKKKSWKGEQNPEQKQPFAPFAPFASNGEKEMKLTQTVSILDNSALPPAAPISLKPPPKIHKSFDENDTSNKPVAKKTDLAPIKATVYSIADLQMATNSFSVDNLVGEGSFGRVYRAEFDDEKVLAVKKINFNALPNLSSGDFIELVSNISCLHHLNLSELVGYCNEHGQHLLVYEFHGNGSLHDFLRLPDDYNKPLSWNQRVKIALGSARALEYLHEVCSPSIIHKHFKSSNILLDMELNPHVSDSGLASLVPNPEFQASDENSGYTAPEVSMSGQYSLKSDIYSFGVVMLELLTGRKPFDGSRPRSEQSLVRWATPQLHDIDALDRMVDPALQGLYPAKSLSRFADVIALCVQPEPEFRPPMSEVVQALVRLVQRANMSKRMVGGDGQGSPWRSDETDTPDYTF